One Ignavibacterium album JCM 16511 genomic region harbors:
- a CDS encoding PAS domain S-box protein → MDKKQLNISELLHPAIEAIPYPTIILSFDLRIILSNQLFIQLVHNKKIIEAQKIFNTDILEELKKKFLLLRETNIAQKISTVSILFEELEIQTDLTINRLQFEEEEYFMVIFSAEEYPVKEFNEIKLKVTDDVKNYIDEELLDFFSEISSLLPFTLLIKNRIKKILNERSEIIWIKDESGKLFLFNKNYEDAVGINIEVLKNRDTDLLIFPYQANIINSSIDYLRLTKKAIVIDGLKFTSEKATGKPLILLPLNDKQGKFFYSAAIISQQKVLAKENHHIFGKIFSEVPLPILIISKDGLIQHSNGEFIKLVSEKSEDLLNKHIQQIFPYLLTENLSSFLESELKEEQIQIDETFNPVDTDFAKYFLKVKKHFDSQGKTQNLILLFYPVEKVDNLEHLIKHRGRMFDILIQKNPEPIFIYDKENLKFLEVNEAALQLYGYSRDEFLQLDLTDLYSPEDIQTLLDSFNESDLDKKFSRPFRHKRKNGSTVFVEISRSEFKFNDKDAHFTIVRDVTDKIEKEKQYKIFQTIFDSTSDPVIVTDAMGFIKFINKSVTERLGYEEKELLDSSFITLAKDEERGLVNSTIFQSSLKEPITIRLSVKKADNQIVESEVVANPLLDVNNEIESFTIVLRMPEIKEAKSETKEIVKEVIKEVIVEKPVKARVNKEIPESSFLSGVFHELLTPLNVIFGFSQEIIDSLSEPTPEQQEAAEIINQNRIKLLDTMNSVIEYTEIIQEKSPIKIQSVSITEIIDKIDRQVKDLVGLSDIEFGYGKISSSLSFETDKDKFERMISGLIKVIARITREKKIYFSAFSLDNESFIISLSDQYGSISSYLSNTLEKLFAEDRDPKDLGAPKLTTHLTKFFVDLLGGKFTKQVNFAGRTECGFIFPIRLSEKQSVEQQEVFHFEQPTETQVESSEIQEQPVFGSQQESEKEVEAPQEILPEEEFEPVTPVSELLTSQLPESEKIEKPIVEQEDELTEISKELDKDLEEVNEGIGTTETTITEKQKEILPPTLDLSKLNCLYIEDQVDSQILFKVQLKGLKDIQFAPSFEDALPLLDKQNFDFIVIDINLQGEYNGLDALKLIHKMPGYENTPIIAVTAYVLPGDKEKFIAAGFDDFIAKPIFREKMIDSLQKIFLSKS, encoded by the coding sequence TTGGATAAAAAGCAATTAAACATTTCAGAACTTCTGCATCCGGCAATTGAAGCAATCCCTTACCCAACAATTATTTTATCTTTTGATTTGAGAATTATTCTGTCCAACCAATTATTTATTCAGTTAGTCCACAATAAAAAAATTATTGAAGCTCAGAAAATTTTTAATACAGATATTCTTGAGGAATTAAAAAAGAAATTTCTGCTTCTTCGTGAAACCAACATTGCTCAAAAAATATCAACTGTATCAATACTTTTTGAAGAACTTGAAATCCAAACAGATCTAACTATCAACAGACTTCAGTTTGAAGAAGAAGAATATTTTATGGTTATTTTCTCAGCAGAAGAATATCCTGTAAAAGAATTTAATGAGATAAAGTTGAAAGTTACTGATGATGTTAAAAATTATATTGATGAAGAGCTGTTGGATTTTTTCTCGGAAATAAGTTCATTATTACCGTTTACACTTTTAATTAAAAACAGAATTAAGAAAATTCTTAATGAAAGATCTGAAATAATCTGGATAAAAGATGAATCCGGAAAGTTATTCCTCTTCAATAAGAATTATGAAGATGCTGTGGGAATAAATATCGAAGTATTAAAAAACAGAGACACTGATTTATTAATCTTTCCTTATCAGGCAAACATTATTAATTCTTCAATTGATTATCTCAGGTTAACAAAAAAGGCTATTGTAATAGACGGTCTGAAGTTCACATCCGAAAAAGCAACTGGTAAACCTTTAATCCTTTTACCACTTAATGATAAGCAAGGAAAATTCTTCTATTCAGCGGCAATTATTTCTCAACAGAAAGTTTTAGCAAAGGAAAATCATCATATATTTGGCAAGATTTTTTCAGAAGTTCCACTACCAATTTTAATAATTTCTAAAGATGGATTGATTCAGCATTCTAATGGAGAATTTATTAAATTGGTAAGTGAAAAATCAGAAGATTTGTTGAACAAACATATTCAGCAAATTTTTCCTTATTTACTTACTGAAAATCTTAGTTCTTTTTTAGAAAGTGAATTAAAAGAAGAGCAAATTCAAATCGACGAGACTTTTAATCCCGTTGATACGGACTTTGCAAAATATTTTCTTAAGGTTAAAAAGCATTTTGATTCACAGGGGAAAACTCAAAATCTGATTCTGTTATTTTATCCTGTTGAAAAAGTTGATAATCTTGAACACTTAATCAAGCATAGAGGAAGAATGTTTGACATATTAATACAGAAAAATCCTGAACCGATTTTTATCTATGATAAAGAGAATCTAAAATTTCTCGAAGTTAATGAAGCAGCACTTCAGCTTTATGGTTATTCAAGAGATGAGTTCCTTCAGCTTGATTTAACTGACCTTTATTCTCCGGAAGATATACAAACCTTACTTGATTCTTTTAATGAATCTGATCTTGACAAAAAATTTAGCAGACCATTCAGACATAAAAGAAAAAATGGCAGTACTGTTTTTGTTGAAATTAGCCGATCTGAGTTTAAATTCAATGATAAAGATGCTCACTTTACAATCGTTCGAGATGTAACAGATAAAATTGAAAAAGAAAAACAGTATAAAATCTTTCAGACTATTTTTGATTCTACTTCAGACCCTGTAATCGTAACCGATGCAATGGGGTTTATTAAGTTTATTAATAAATCTGTTACCGAAAGATTGGGATATGAAGAAAAAGAATTATTAGACTCTTCTTTTATTACTCTGGCGAAAGATGAAGAAAGAGGTTTAGTCAATTCAACTATTTTCCAATCATCTTTAAAAGAACCAATTACGATTCGATTGTCAGTTAAGAAAGCTGATAATCAAATTGTAGAAAGCGAAGTGGTAGCTAATCCTTTACTCGATGTAAATAATGAAATAGAATCTTTCACTATTGTTTTAAGAATGCCTGAAATAAAAGAGGCAAAATCAGAAACTAAAGAAATTGTAAAAGAAGTAATTAAAGAAGTGATTGTTGAAAAACCTGTTAAAGCAAGAGTGAATAAAGAAATTCCTGAATCTTCATTTTTATCCGGAGTTTTTCATGAACTACTTACACCTCTGAATGTAATTTTTGGTTTTTCACAGGAAATCATTGACAGTCTTTCTGAACCAACTCCGGAACAACAGGAGGCTGCAGAAATCATAAATCAGAATCGAATAAAGTTACTTGATACAATGAACTCAGTTATTGAGTACACAGAAATAATTCAGGAAAAGTCACCAATAAAAATTCAATCAGTATCAATTACAGAAATAATTGACAAGATTGACAGACAAGTAAAAGATTTAGTGGGACTTAGCGACATAGAATTTGGCTATGGAAAAATTTCATCTTCACTCTCTTTCGAAACAGATAAAGATAAATTCGAAAGAATGATTAGTGGATTGATTAAAGTGATTGCAAGGATTACACGCGAAAAGAAAATATATTTCTCTGCTTTTTCTCTTGACAATGAATCATTCATTATTTCTCTAAGTGATCAATATGGTTCTATCTCATCATATCTTTCCAACACTCTTGAAAAATTATTTGCTGAAGATCGTGATCCTAAAGATTTGGGTGCTCCAAAACTGACAACTCATCTTACTAAATTTTTTGTTGACTTACTGGGAGGGAAATTCACCAAACAAGTTAACTTCGCCGGTAGAACTGAATGTGGTTTTATATTCCCAATTAGGCTTAGTGAAAAACAATCAGTTGAACAGCAGGAAGTATTTCATTTTGAACAACCAACAGAGACTCAGGTTGAAAGTTCTGAAATTCAGGAACAACCTGTATTCGGATCGCAACAGGAATCAGAAAAAGAAGTAGAAGCTCCACAGGAAATTCTACCAGAAGAAGAGTTCGAACCAGTTACTCCGGTTTCTGAATTATTAACCTCACAACTTCCCGAATCTGAAAAAATTGAAAAGCCAATAGTTGAGCAGGAAGACGAACTTACTGAAATATCGAAAGAGCTTGATAAAGATCTTGAAGAAGTGAATGAAGGAATTGGAACCACCGAAACAACCATAACAGAAAAACAAAAAGAAATCCTTCCGCCAACACTTGATCTATCAAAATTAAATTGTCTGTATATTGAAGATCAGGTTGACTCGCAAATATTATTCAAAGTTCAGTTAAAAGGATTGAAAGATATTCAGTTTGCCCCAAGTTTTGAAGATGCTTTACCATTACTTGATAAGCAAAATTTTGATTTCATTGTTATCGATATTAATCTTCAGGGCGAATACAATGGACTTGATGCACTGAAGTTAATTCACAAAATGCCTGGTTACGAAAACACACCTATAATTGCTGTTACAGCTTATGTTTTGCCAGGTGATAAAGAAAAATTTATTGCTGCAGGATTTGATGATTTCATCGCAAAACCAATTTTCCGCGAAAAAATGATTGATTCTTTGCAGAAAATTTTCCTTTCGAAATCATAA
- a CDS encoding polysaccharide deacetylase family protein — protein MEIINRKYGIRINALFLLLSGSIILLSSVLIYLFVLRGVFGKFSVYDLIPTEQTIKSLFNGKKNDTAILYSEYTQNVLPKGSTWLVDNISTWKKFLSNLNVNYEVIDDKKIESDDLSNYKLIVLPGIKALSEKEIIKLKKYLESGGSIYATGAIASYSNDGKWKGWQFLNEVFGINFTKEISVNEIYKIHTLRGGLPLTANVPTGFPLKVATWDRPMAVEVLDPRTIQVSFWYNYKAEYGLVREEIKKTAGIVYGNYGKGRFVWMGFEINSVIGSQDDYVYFEKLFNNSVKWLTYSPIGHIKDWPTGYNSAAIVSFIVSEDSKNIENVLPIIRKENIPVTFFVEADLAQSNPELIKKLSDIGEIAAIVDVGYLTSVNDQINKLDSLELQIKKIAESKNVLENISGRKVKGLIPLYGLFDQNTIAAGIKNELKYLVTDSLTDRSVPKTIIRGKDRILSITKTARDDYEVIRDLGLNQPEFQFYTYQEDIDRILFEGGLYLVKLHTDYQLKNEFVQVVSDLIAELKSKNFWIASASDIQSWYEKKDYVEIKTEKRGNSRVAIKVSNPGNEMINNLVIDIDLNEKVKNLTLDSEIIGTRPASIKHNDGSQMLYLYIDKLDAGESRIYFIDYDRVTS, from the coding sequence GTGGAAATAATCAATCGCAAATATGGAATAAGAATCAATGCCCTTTTCTTACTCTTAAGCGGAAGCATAATTCTGCTTTCCTCTGTTCTGATATACCTTTTTGTGCTTCGCGGAGTGTTCGGAAAGTTTAGCGTATATGACTTAATCCCAACAGAACAAACAATCAAAAGTTTATTTAACGGAAAGAAGAATGACACCGCAATTCTTTACTCCGAATACACACAAAATGTTTTGCCAAAGGGAAGCACCTGGTTAGTTGATAACATCTCAACCTGGAAAAAATTTCTCTCAAATCTTAATGTCAATTATGAAGTTATTGATGATAAGAAAATTGAATCGGATGATCTGTCAAATTATAAACTGATTGTTCTCCCAGGAATAAAAGCTCTGAGTGAAAAGGAAATCATCAAACTAAAAAAATATCTTGAATCAGGCGGAAGTATTTATGCAACAGGTGCAATTGCTTCTTATTCAAACGATGGTAAATGGAAAGGATGGCAATTTCTTAATGAAGTTTTTGGAATTAACTTTACAAAAGAAATTAGCGTAAACGAAATTTATAAAATTCATACTCTTCGTGGTGGCTTACCACTGACTGCAAATGTTCCAACCGGATTTCCATTAAAGGTTGCAACGTGGGATAGACCAATGGCAGTCGAGGTTCTTGATCCTCGTACTATACAAGTAAGTTTTTGGTATAACTACAAAGCAGAATATGGACTCGTTAGAGAAGAAATTAAAAAAACCGCTGGAATCGTTTACGGCAATTATGGAAAAGGTAGATTTGTTTGGATGGGCTTTGAAATAAATTCTGTTATCGGTTCTCAGGATGATTATGTTTACTTCGAAAAACTTTTCAATAATTCGGTTAAGTGGCTTACTTATTCACCAATCGGTCATATAAAAGACTGGCCAACAGGTTATAACTCTGCTGCCATTGTTTCATTCATAGTTTCTGAAGATTCAAAGAACATTGAAAATGTATTGCCGATTATCAGGAAAGAAAATATTCCTGTCACTTTTTTTGTCGAAGCAGATCTTGCACAGAGTAATCCTGAATTAATTAAAAAATTATCTGACATCGGAGAAATTGCAGCTATTGTTGATGTAGGTTATTTGACATCTGTTAATGATCAGATAAATAAACTTGATTCATTAGAACTTCAAATAAAGAAAATTGCCGAATCAAAAAATGTTCTTGAAAATATTTCAGGAAGAAAAGTAAAAGGTTTAATCCCTCTTTATGGATTATTTGACCAGAATACAATAGCAGCAGGCATCAAGAATGAATTAAAATATTTAGTTACAGATTCACTTACAGATCGTTCAGTTCCAAAAACAATTATAAGAGGCAAAGATAGAATTCTTTCAATCACCAAAACTGCACGGGATGATTATGAGGTAATCCGTGATCTCGGTTTGAACCAACCGGAATTTCAATTTTATACCTATCAGGAGGATATTGACAGAATTTTGTTCGAAGGCGGATTATATCTGGTGAAGCTACACACTGATTATCAATTGAAGAATGAATTTGTACAAGTTGTTTCAGATTTAATTGCTGAATTAAAGTCTAAAAATTTCTGGATAGCTTCAGCGTCTGATATTCAAAGCTGGTATGAGAAAAAGGATTATGTAGAAATTAAAACAGAGAAAAGAGGTAATAGTCGCGTTGCAATTAAAGTTTCAAACCCTGGCAATGAAATGATAAATAATCTTGTAATTGATATTGATCTGAATGAAAAGGTTAAGAATCTCACTCTCGATTCCGAAATAATTGGAACTCGTCCCGCATCTATAAAACATAATGATGGTTCGCAGATGCTGTATTTATACATTGATAAACTCGATGCCGGCGAATCCCGAATTTATTTTATTGATTATGATAGAGTTACAAGCTGA
- a CDS encoding glycosyltransferase family 2 protein: MFSGLASIILLIIIYLTLPLTVLSVSALIEYSVIVALVIFLFILLVRYFAILIMAYLYVNEYTFSEEENDFSPFVSVIVPVYNEEKVIHDSINSLLNLNYSNYEIIIVNDGSTDNTKSICEGLVGVRRGKFSNVKITLINKHNAGKASALNTGIAFSKAEFVLCMDGDSQLLPDTLKTALRHFTDERIGAVAGNVKVLNRKKFLTDLQALEYIEGLNMARSAQSFLRLVNIIPGPIGVFRRKALEEAGFYSSDTFAEDADITLKLLSKGWKIYYEPLAVSFTQAPATLQQLLKQRYRWTRGILQSVRKHKRFLFNPTLNFGYTFVLWTMFYEALVWPVMNIAANAFFITAALVFGFSNLLFFWWAGLALLDMITALYCIAVEKEEFRLIWYAVLYRMVFILIIDICKTMSTIEEFLGIRMTWGKLERQTNTIVAPISGN, from the coding sequence TTGTTTAGTGGTTTAGCTTCAATAATTCTTCTTATAATAATTTACTTGACTTTACCACTTACAGTTCTTTCGGTTAGCGCGCTGATTGAATACTCAGTTATTGTCGCACTGGTAATTTTCCTCTTCATTCTTCTTGTGAGATATTTTGCCATTCTCATTATGGCTTATCTCTATGTTAATGAATATACTTTTTCTGAAGAAGAAAATGACTTTAGTCCTTTTGTTTCAGTTATAGTTCCGGTTTATAACGAAGAAAAAGTTATTCATGATTCAATAAACTCGCTTTTAAATCTTAATTATTCGAATTATGAAATTATCATAGTTAATGATGGATCTACTGATAACACAAAGTCAATTTGCGAGGGTCTTGTCGGAGTAAGGAGAGGGAAATTCTCTAATGTTAAAATTACTTTGATAAATAAACATAATGCCGGTAAGGCTTCGGCATTAAATACAGGCATTGCATTTTCAAAAGCAGAGTTTGTACTATGTATGGATGGTGATTCTCAATTGCTACCGGATACTCTTAAAACAGCTTTGAGACATTTTACTGACGAAAGAATTGGCGCTGTTGCCGGTAATGTTAAAGTATTAAATCGTAAAAAATTTCTGACCGATCTTCAGGCGCTTGAGTATATTGAAGGATTGAATATGGCAAGAAGTGCCCAGAGTTTTTTGAGATTGGTTAATATTATCCCTGGACCTATCGGAGTATTCAGAAGGAAAGCTTTGGAAGAGGCGGGGTTTTATTCAAGTGATACTTTTGCTGAAGATGCTGATATAACATTAAAATTATTATCAAAAGGTTGGAAAATTTATTATGAACCCTTGGCCGTATCATTCACGCAAGCTCCAGCAACACTTCAGCAGTTGTTGAAACAAAGATACAGATGGACAAGAGGCATACTTCAATCTGTTCGAAAACATAAAAGATTTTTATTTAATCCAACATTAAACTTTGGATATACTTTTGTTTTATGGACAATGTTTTATGAAGCTCTTGTTTGGCCGGTTATGAATATTGCTGCAAATGCTTTTTTTATAACTGCAGCTCTTGTTTTCGGTTTTTCAAATCTGCTGTTTTTCTGGTGGGCCGGACTTGCTCTTCTTGATATGATTACTGCTCTTTATTGTATTGCAGTAGAGAAAGAAGAATTCAGATTAATCTGGTACGCAGTGCTTTACAGAATGGTTTTCATACTTATTATAGATATATGTAAAACGATGTCGACAATTGAAGAATTCCTCGGTATTCGTATGACCTGGGGAAAATTAGAAAGACAAACAAATACAATAGTTGCTCCAATTTCCGGTAATTAG